A segment of the uncultured Desulfobulbus sp. genome:
TTTCGCATGATACTCAGGCAGGACAGCAAGCGGGGCAAGTATTTGAGCTGTGATAGTGTTCAAAGCTCCTTCAATGTGCACATTGGTAAACAGTACATGTCCGATCACTATGTCCTGTTTAACTGCAATAAGTGAATGGCGCGGAGTGGCTGTCGGATCTTCCAGCAAGTCCCTGACCAACTGACTGATCACGAGCCCTTTGTCCCTGTCGCTTCTCGCCCCGAAGGCCCGCTGGTGGACACGCAACAGGGCTTGAGTATGAGAGAAGGTTGCATTCAGTATTTTCATTGGTTTTTGTCCCTTTTTAAGCTTTTTGCCTTTTTCGAAATATGCTGCCAGCGTTCTTTCTCCACTCTGGCGGCACTTTTATGTTGCCGTTCACGGGTATAATCGAGCTCATTGTTTAGCTTGATAAAGTTGTTCATTCTTCTGGGTGAAATCTCTCCCCTGGCTAACGCTTCCTGTACCCGACAGCCAGGTTCACAGGTGTGTGTGCAATTGCTGAATCTGCATTGAGTGGCGAGTGTTTCAATATCTGTAAATGTGGTCATCTCCCCAGACTCTCGTTGGACCATGCCTATCTCCCGGATGCCGGGATTATCAATCACCATTCCGCCCCCAGGAAGAAGAATCAGGTCACGGCTTGTTGTCGTATGCCGCCCTTTGCCGACCCTTTCACCAACTGATCTGGTTTTTCTTATATTTTCCCCGGTGAGACGATTGATCAGGGTGGATTTTCCTGCACCCGAGGAACCCAACAGGGCCGCCGTCCGGTGCGGATGAAGCAATGCAGCAATTCGCGAAACCGCTTGAGCGTCAAAGAGAGAAAGAGAAAAGACCTTAACGCCTGGGGCGATGGACTTTACCGCGTAGACATATTGTTCCGGATTTGGTTGCAGGTCGGATTTACTGAGCAAAATGACCGGTTCTATATCACAATGGGAGGCAAGTAAAAGGTATCGTTCGAGCCGTGCCGCGTTGAAATCCCGGTCAAGGCCACAGACGATAAAGGCGAAATCCAGGTTTGCTGCTATTGCCTGCTCATCACTCAAGGCTGTTTCCCTGCCTAATCTGCCTGTGGCTGCCTTTCTGGATAACAGGTTTTTTCTTGTGAAAATGTTCGTAATAATCTGATCTTTGACAAGCACCCAGTCGCCGACCACCGGATATGTTCCAGCCTCACGGTGATAAAGCCGACCTGCAAGTGAGGCAAGGAACGCCTCATCTCCCTGCTTCATTGAAAAAATCTGTTTATGCACCCCAACAATCCGAGCCGGGATGGCATCGGCAGCAGACTTTTCATATTGCTCTTGAAAAAATGGTGACCAGCCAAGCGTGGCCAGTCCAGGTGGGATTGTATTTCCAAATAACTGCGAGTTGTTTTGTGTGTTCCGCATAGTTTTTTCCTGATGGATTACATGAGGAGCCTGGAGCCGATTTGGATGTACACGGTTTACGGTATCATCCACGCCGAATGCCCAGCAGGCACGACTATGAATACGAAGAACAGTTACCGAAAAAAAGACGCAGAAAAACTGCAGAGGTTCGACGGAACCAAGGGGGAAGAACAGCTGGCATGGCTCCGGAGTGGAGTCTAAAGCTGCCGCTGCTGATGTGGTATCAATCGCCTGTCTGGTTACGCGTCGGTTTTCCCGGTAACGTGTAGCACAAGATCAATTGAATTGGTGAACATAAAATCTCCTAACTGAATTAAATTGCGTGGAAAAATACACAATGAAACATCAATTGTCAACGCCAGCAAAGAGGGGGGCTCTTGGGAAATAATTGCTGGGCTTGTCCGAGCCTCTATTAAGAGTAAGGTAATTATGTGGATAGGGAGGACCACCTACACTCTCAATTTCAGGTTATTTGCTCAAGAGAGTGTAGGCACATTTACCCGCATTTTTGGAGTCATACAGGGACATGTCTGCTTTTTTGAACAACTCTCCAAAATCGCCATGACCAGCATCAATGGCACCCCCAATACTCACAGAAATATTGGTATGTGGAAACTTTCGGGTAACTTTTTCTGCAAATCCTGACAACAGTTGCTCTGCAAATTTTTCCAGGCTGTCCATGTCTTTCATCTGGGGGAGCATGATTGCAAATTCATCACCCCCGAGTCGAAAGAGATTTTCAGCAGGAAAGAGTCGTTGCAGCAAGTCAGAAAAGGCAACCAGCACACGGTCTCCTTCATCGTGACCATGTTGATCATTGACTTCCTTAAAATTATCAAGATCAGCTAGTAACAGTGCCGTCCCCGGCTGGCATGGAGTTTTTCTCATGAAATCCTGAAGACTGCGCCGGTTATTCAGTTTGGTTAGATGATCGGTGTTGGCATCAATGAGAAGTTTGTTTTTGTGTTGATGCTCAAGAGTGATATCCACAAAAAGATAGACGTAGCCTGCAAGAGCGCCAAATATATCCAACAGCTTTTCTTCGTGAATTTTCAGAACTTTGTTCTTGGAGAGAAGCAATGTGCCATCAGCTCCCTGTTCGATCAGCCACCTTTTACTGCGAGTGTAGGGCTTGGATTCATCAATCCAGTAATCAACTTTTTTTCCGATGAATTCGCTGCGGTCAAGCACAAAGATGTCGGTAAATTTTCGATTAACACTGGTGATACTCCTGTCTTTGTCGGTGACCATGACGGCTAACGGTAACCCTTCAATGAGGATATTCAATTCGATCAGTAAATTCTGGAGATCAGTGACATCGTGAGCAAACCCGACCGTGCCGAGCACCTCTCCATCGGTGTCGAAGATCGGTGATTTATAGGTTTTGAATTTGCGGAGCTCATCGCCACATTTCACCGTTTCATCAAAGAGGCAGGTTTCCTTCTTGTTGAGGACAATTTCCTCAGACTCCAAGCAGATATATTCCCCCTGAGCGTATTCATCCGGTTCCAGATCCCAGATGTAGTAATGACCGCGGCCTTCAACCTGGGCCTTGGTCTTATTCACGGTTTGACAAAAACTGTCGTTGACCTTCAGGTGGGCTCCTCGAGCATCTTTGAACCAAATAAGTTCGGGTAAGCTGTTAATCAGGGTATCCAGATATTTTTCACTGAGGGTCGCTTCTTCCTGTCCCTTAAGACGTCGCAAAATCCTCTGAAAAGAGGCTTGGATTTTATCTGCGGCAAAAGGTTTTATCCAGACTTGGTCGAAAAGAGGGGCATACTCTGCCAGAACAGAAATCTGAGCGGGGGGAAAGCAGCCAACCACGGCAATCTGGTCATTGTTGAGAGCCTCAATACACTCTATGAATTCGAGGGGAACGGTGTCAAAATCGAGGATGATGATCGAATAGATGCTCAAATCGATTGTTTCGACAGTGGGTGAGCAGCAAAATTGATGGGAAAATCTTTTCTCAGGTTGCACTCCTTGGAGAATTGTTTCGATCCCGGTGTCCTGGCTAGCGATGAATATGTCGAGTAACCGTTGGTACATCGCTTAGCTCCTTGGTAACAGTGGTGAAAGAATAGGCTGAGGTGTAGGGCGGTTTGGTTGAAATAGGATGACCCTATAGGTAATTATACCTACTGTTAACCTCCTGGCAAGGGGGGAAGACTGTTCTCTTGAGGTCTGAGGGGAGAATGAAACTGAACGCCTCGAGGTTCTTAATTTGAGCTTATAAAATGCAACTAGGGGGCCTGAGTAAACGATCCTAAGGCAAACGCGTGCTTCTCCTGTGTATCATTTTTTTTCATGCAAAATCCTCTGGAATGGTTTGTGAATCACGATGAAACATAATGGAACAAAATCTGGCAATTGTTCTATTATGTTTCATCAAGCTGTTTCAAGTTTTGTTCCCTTTTAAGCATTCTTGTTCTATTTGCCTGGTTTTTCGTAAAAAAATATTCATGGCATGCTCTGTGCTATATCTCTTGTACCCTGCTGCACTTTATAAAAGCATGCGAATAAGGAGAGAGATATGTCATCAATAGCAATCAGTTGTGCAAAGTTTTGTCGGGAAAAAGAAGTACTGGATCACCTGGTTACCGCCACAGGTTACAGTGTTGTCCGCGATCGTGATCTTATCGAGAAAACAGCGGTCCGTTTTCAGTTGGACCAGGATAAGGTCGAGCGAGCCCTCTATGGACCACCCTCCGTTTTCAACAAATTCACCCTGGAGCGGGAAAATATTCTTGCTCGCTTGAAGGCTGTTCTTGCCGAAGAGTTAAAGCGGGCGGACACCATTTATTATGGGGCGATCGCCGTGCTTATTCCCCAGGCTGTGTCCCATGTCCTTCGAGTGGGCCTGTTTGATGAAACGAAAAATCGTTTACAGCGTGCCATGGACGAAGGACTCGTGGAGAAGAAAGCACTGAAAATTATGAAGAAAAATGATGTGAGCAGTGGCGATCTTGCCCATTATCTCTATAGGAAACCAGCAAATGATCGTTCTTTGTACGATATCTTCCTGCCCATGAGTACTACCTCGGTTGACCAGGCTGTTCAGATTATTCTTGAAAATGACAAAAAAGCAGCGGTTCTTCAGTCGGCCCAATCACTTCAGGCAGTTGAAGATATGGCCCTGGCCGCCCAGGTTGAATGCACGCTTTTGACCAAGGGCTGCACCAATCAGATTCAATG
Coding sequences within it:
- a CDS encoding N-acetyltransferase, with protein sequence MKILNATFSHTQALLRVHQRAFGARSDRDKGLVISQLVRDLLEDPTATPRHSLIAVKQDIVIGHVLFTNVHIEGALNTITAQILAPLAVLPEYHAKGIGQKLIMAGLDALQRSGSQLVFVLGHPAHYPRCGFTPAGACGFEAPYPIPEEHAAAWMVQELSPGVIGTIKGKIRCADSLHQPEHWRE
- the rsgA gene encoding ribosome small subunit-dependent GTPase A, with protein sequence MRNTQNNSQLFGNTIPPGLATLGWSPFFQEQYEKSAADAIPARIVGVHKQIFSMKQGDEAFLASLAGRLYHREAGTYPVVGDWVLVKDQIITNIFTRKNLLSRKAATGRLGRETALSDEQAIAANLDFAFIVCGLDRDFNAARLERYLLLASHCDIEPVILLSKSDLQPNPEQYVYAVKSIAPGVKVFSLSLFDAQAVSRIAALLHPHRTAALLGSSGAGKSTLINRLTGENIRKTRSVGERVGKGRHTTTSRDLILLPGGGMVIDNPGIREIGMVQRESGEMTTFTDIETLATQCRFSNCTHTCEPGCRVQEALARGEISPRRMNNFIKLNNELDYTRERQHKSAARVEKERWQHISKKAKSLKRDKNQ
- a CDS encoding diguanylate cyclase; this encodes MYQRLLDIFIASQDTGIETILQGVQPEKRFSHQFCCSPTVETIDLSIYSIIILDFDTVPLEFIECIEALNNDQIAVVGCFPPAQISVLAEYAPLFDQVWIKPFAADKIQASFQRILRRLKGQEEATLSEKYLDTLINSLPELIWFKDARGAHLKVNDSFCQTVNKTKAQVEGRGHYYIWDLEPDEYAQGEYICLESEEIVLNKKETCLFDETVKCGDELRKFKTYKSPIFDTDGEVLGTVGFAHDVTDLQNLLIELNILIEGLPLAVMVTDKDRSITSVNRKFTDIFVLDRSEFIGKKVDYWIDESKPYTRSKRWLIEQGADGTLLLSKNKVLKIHEEKLLDIFGALAGYVYLFVDITLEHQHKNKLLIDANTDHLTKLNNRRSLQDFMRKTPCQPGTALLLADLDNFKEVNDQHGHDEGDRVLVAFSDLLQRLFPAENLFRLGGDEFAIMLPQMKDMDSLEKFAEQLLSGFAEKVTRKFPHTNISVSIGGAIDAGHGDFGELFKKADMSLYDSKNAGKCAYTLLSK
- a CDS encoding response regulator codes for the protein MSSIAISCAKFCREKEVLDHLVTATGYSVVRDRDLIEKTAVRFQLDQDKVERALYGPPSVFNKFTLERENILARLKAVLAEELKRADTIYYGAIAVLIPQAVSHVLRVGLFDETKNRLQRAMDEGLVEKKALKIMKKNDVSSGDLAHYLYRKPANDRSLYDIFLPMSTTSVDQAVQIILENDKKAAVLQSAQSLQAVEDMALAAQVECTLLTKGCTNQIQCQGGKVTVYINESVYSFEHTAETLSSLVRSVAGVGEVQVIAGKDYHVSVYRDCAFELPTKVLLVDDEQEFVQTLSDRLNTRNYGSYPVFDGEQAMELLESETPDVMVLDLKMPGMQGVDVLRKTKEVKPEIEVIILTGHGSEEDRKVCLELGAFAYLQKPVDIKELTELIDTAHKKVAESKVCRC